A single window of Plasmodium reichenowi strain SY57 chromosome 14, whole genome shotgun sequence DNA harbors:
- a CDS encoding serine/threonine protein kinase, FIKK family (part of same gene as PRSY57_1475400A~gap found within coding sequence): protein KLLNFESRKELNLKDIYDDPWWSTIM, encoded by the coding sequence aaattattaaattttgaATCTAGGAAGGAATTAAATCTAAAGgatatatatgatgatCCATGGTGGTCCACCATAAtgtaa
- a CDS encoding exported protein (PHISTb) — MLYREEKVVNMFKLFRLKSYSIVILAGILYVLLHNVSLINEDNGFHIIPFNKILGRKLSEINNADKHLNLSVSLENVNDLANSTKKEIEPKLQEILSNKDNNFNLFKKYESIFSGLYNDEVYKTYELYLSDKKNTKGTYNNLKDFEYNKKIKELNDERLNKEELRYIWINIKSNEEYKYFYMIKKIYKMLMHLKIKYKEDNIFTNDLWKDCYSKYLSEKINVEHLLKEMFNDWFVHGHIKLDEFKIIVLGTKLIYRQLLNNISEETKEIIINADKGKLQEKKLRNSKIAEMYKIDFERKNEEKKNKILNYYLKKKNYYPEMNDKIFIKDNKHMSDVNYYLEGNTNEIKYIDSNVAYAETDSYDTKLLFDGKKKEEDVKKEEDVKKEEDVKKEEDVKKEEDVKKEEDIKKEEDIIKENDGNVGIQYNEDDVAQTGKDGVKKPNKYNANKFVEKYKNMKVHKKEKKNDVNKKEVNVSHDESMEAHFDDTLSYSDSFLNSELSSSKNEELLDAGETQGVKPVKKITDENDDDSSLEDQYFFGNKPIVYEEESDAGETRFIFSDYKQFKKQMKKKNNSRRTLA, encoded by the exons atgttgtatcgagaagaaaaagtagttaatatgtttaaatTGTTTAGACTTAAAAGTTATTCTATAGTTATTCTTGCTGGGATATTATATGTGCTCCTTCAC aACGTGTCattaataaatgaagataatggttttcatataatcccatttaataaaatattagGAAGAAAACTATCTGAAATCAATAATGCAGATAAACATTTAAATCTTTCTGTGTCTTTAGAAAATGTGAATGATTTGGCTAATAGTACAAAGAAGGAAATTGAACCTAAACTACAAGAGATATTATctaataaagataataattttaatttattcaaaaaatatgaatcCATATTTTCAGGcttatataatgatgaagTTTATAAAACTTATGAACTTTATTTATCtgataagaaaaatacAAAAGGTACATATAACAATTTGAAAGACtttgaatataataaaaaaataaaagaattgAATGATGAAAGGCTTAATAAGGAGGAGTtaagatatatatggataaatattaaatcaaatgaggaatataaatatttttatatgattaaaaaaatatataaaatgttaatgcatttgaaaataaaatataaggaagataatatttttacaaatgATCTTTGGAAGGATTGTTATTCAAAATATCTTTctgaaaaaataaatgtagAACATTTATTGAAAGAAATGTTTAATGATTGGTTCGTTCATGGTCATATTAAATTAGATGAATTCAAAATTATTGTATTAGGTacaaaattaatttatagacaattattaaataatattagtGAAGAAActaaagaaattataattaatgCAGACAAAGGAAAATTgcaagaaaaaaaattacgAAATAGTAAAATAGCGgaaatgtataaaattgactttgaaaggaaaaatgaagaaaagaaaaataaaattttaaattattatttaaaaaaaaaaaattattatccaGAAAtgaatgataaaatatttatcaaGGATAACAAGCATATGAGTGatgtaaattattatttggaGGGAAATACGAatgaaattaaatatatagattCTAATGTTGCTTATGCTGAGACGGATTCGTATGATACAAAGTTATTATTTGATGggaaaaagaaagaagaagacgtaaaaaaagaagaagacgtaaaaaaagaagaagacgtaaaaaaagaagaagacgtaaaaaaagaagaagacgtaaaaaaagaagaagatataaaaaaagaagaagatataattaaagaaaatgatgGAAACGTTGGGATACAATATAATGAAGACGATGTAGCTCAAACAGGAAAAGATGGTGTAAAGAAAccaaataaatataatgcTAACAAATTTgtagaaaaatataaaaatatgaaagttcacaaaaaagaaaaaaaaaatgatgtaaacaaaaaagaagTTAATGTATCTCATGATGAAAGTATGGAAGCACATTTTGATGATACATTATCTTATTCTGATAGTTTTTTAAATAGCGAACTTTCTTCATCAAAGAACGAAGAATTATTAGATGCAGGTGAAACACAAGGAGTTAAACcagtaaaaaaaataactgacgaaaatgatgatgattCTTCTTTAGAGgatcaatatttttttggtaATAAACCCATAGTTTATGAAGAAGAAAGCGATGCTGGCGAAACACGTTTTATCTTTTCAGATTATAAACAGtttaaaaaacaaatgaagaaaaagaataatagTCGAAGGACCCTTGCCTAG
- a CDS encoding serine/threonine protein kinase, FIKK family (part of same gene as PRSY57_1475400B~gap found within coding sequence) encodes MIPHRKWYSILCVEYFIYSNSNLKKNNCIYSLNSEKNAKKDKNEKGKWRPKELYCNLLLLIFVILTIGCTYVKIENLSSLSKGSILQDIIFSRYSRGLCEIESVNNVSNKSVFTRIFNRIRGEEKKRNCEEPDKNIMDYLLKNDLNLKDKKQKSTNRSTIDIPTLDTEENGSPLIDITDIPFIESSKKSNEEELEETLDEKILKCRSRLAKESVSKTVYNWTLGKKALSKMLHYDADNFSINGVKYPDWKLKPIPTIGYNKKSGRVQEMYTTVIKGNPDENTEDVKLFIKKIPIEIWVKQFEKMARYRGEYLVNAENFVMEAVASAFLTEYHPGITPKLYKILYDPICENKKNLHKISFNDLGAFNYILRSRLKSNIEGNIVIISELYGQDIFNYIDKKRQDIGMDDDDDDLVLTIEEKKSILYKALNLYRRLHEAGLTHLDLSAENVLIDENNEVHLCDLGKSTPVYTTSLRHLDDSLDLSIFESCVPCVGKEAYMPPECMKLYKEYRKMKVSSPFEYANSVRDRRERKKWYFDVLTAEKYMLGIFFIWIWNEGHLWDCSDPSKDEIFNEINECEMDLDKCDLTDNWPEELKAMIK; translated from the exons atgattcCTCATAGGAAATGGTATTCTATTTTATGTGTGgaatatttcatatatagtaattcaaatttaaaaaaaaataactGCATTTACTCATTGAATAGTGAAAAAAATGCgaaaaaagataaaaatgaaaaaggaaaatgGAGACcaaaagaattatattgTAACTTACtcttattaatatttgtaatacTTACTATTGGCTGCacatatgtaaaaataGAG AATTTGAGCAGCCTTAGTAAAGGGTCCATTTTACAGgacattattttttcaagATATTCGAGGGGTCTTTGCGAAATTGAGTCTGTGAATAATGTATCAAATAAAAGTGTATTTACACGTATCTTTAATAGGATAAGAGgtgaagaaaaaaagagaaattGTGAAGAACCTGATAAGAATATAATGGACTATCTACTTAAAAACGATTTGAATCTTAAAGATAAAAAACAGAAAAGTACGAATAGAAGTACTATCGATATTCCAACTCTAGATACAGAAGAAAATGGATCACCTCTTATTGATATCACAGATATACCTTTTATAGAAAGTAGTAAAAAAAGTAATGAAGAAGAACTTGAAGAAACCCTTGATGAAAAGATATTGAAATGTAGAAGTAGATTAGCAAAAGAATCGGTTTCTAAAACTGTATATAATTGGACGTTAGGTAAAAAGGCTTTAAGTAAAATGTTACATTATGATGCAGATAATTTTTCCATAAATGGTGTGAAATATCCAGATTGGAAATTAAAACCTATACCAACAATTGGTTACAATAAAAAGAGTGGAAGAGTTCAAGAAATGTATACAACAGTTATTAAAGGAAATCCAGATGAAAATACAGAAGatgtaaaattatttattaaaaagataCCTATAGAAATATGGGTAAAACAATTTGAAAAAATGGCTAGATATCGAGGGGAATATTTAGTAAATGCTGAAAATTTTGTAATGGAAGCTGTCGCTTCTGCATTTTTAACGGAATATCATCCAGGAATAACAccaaaattatataaaatattatatgatcCGATTTGcgaaaataaaaagaatttacataaaatatcttttaatGATTTAGGTGcatttaattatattttgcGTAGTAGATTAAAAAGTAACATTGAAGGaaatattgtaataatttCTGAATTATATGGTcaagatatatttaattatattgatAAAAAACGACAAGATATTGGTATggatgatgatgatgatgatttAGTTTTAACtattgaagaaaaaaagagtattctttataaagctttaaatttatatagaAGATTACATGAAGCAGGTTTAACACATCTAGATTTATCAGCAGAAAATGTTTTAATCGATGAGAATAATGAGGTACATTTATGTGATTTAGGTAAAAGTACACCTGTGTATACTACTAGCTTAAGACATTTAGATGACAGTTTAGATTTATCAATTTTTGAATCTTGCGTACCATGTGTAGGCAAAGAAGCTTATATGCCTCCTGAGTGTATGAagttatataaagaatatcGTAAAATGAAGGTAAGTAGTCCCTTTGAGTATGCTAATTCTGTAAGGGATAGAagagaaagaaaaaaatggtATTTTGATGTTTTAACAGctgaaaaatatatgcttggaattttctttatttgGATCTGGAATGAAGGCCATTTATGGGATTGTTCAGATCCATCAAAAGATGAAATTtttaatgaaataaatgaatGTGAAATGGACTTGGATAAGTGCGATTTAACTGACAATTGGCCTGAAGAGTTGAAAGCGATGATTAAG